Proteins from one Roseovarius nanhaiticus genomic window:
- a CDS encoding amino acid ABC transporter permease encodes MSDTHAESVAFVRNTAIPPSPPPAAEAGAVRWMRANLFSSWANGALTIAALYFIYLIVASVWPWLSNGVWTTPSLSACREVLQGEVGACFSVLTERWNQLLFGFKYPSDQYWRPGISFILLFVALAPVMFFKLPRKLLIFTGLYPFLAYWLIWGGTVLIPIVALLGFVAGYIAYARLVKGNFAAGFFGAIGAAAVVWWLGGIIVGLIAPETPWLEVVPSRDMGGFMLNLILGVTCVSLSIPLGIVLALGRQSNLPLIKGICVVFIEFIRGVPLITLLFVANVVLAYFLPPGTTFDLILRVIIMITMFASAYIAEVIRGGLAALPKGQYEAGDSLGLDYPQAMRLIILPQALKISIPGIVNIAVGLFKDTTLVSVISMFDLVGMIRGPILASTEWNGVYWELFSFAALLFFVVCYGISQYSQWLERQLQTGHR; translated from the coding sequence ATGTCTGACACGCACGCAGAATCCGTCGCCTTCGTCCGCAACACCGCAATCCCCCCATCGCCCCCGCCGGCGGCGGAGGCCGGAGCTGTGCGCTGGATGCGCGCAAACCTCTTCAGCTCGTGGGCCAACGGCGCGCTGACCATCGCCGCGCTCTACTTCATCTATCTGATCGTCGCGTCGGTCTGGCCGTGGCTCAGCAACGGGGTCTGGACCACGCCCAGCCTCTCGGCCTGCCGCGAAGTGCTGCAGGGCGAGGTCGGTGCCTGCTTCTCGGTCCTGACCGAGCGTTGGAACCAGCTTCTCTTCGGGTTCAAATACCCCAGCGATCAATACTGGCGTCCGGGCATCTCGTTCATTTTACTCTTCGTGGCGCTGGCGCCGGTCATGTTCTTCAAGCTGCCGCGCAAGCTGCTGATCTTTACCGGGCTCTACCCGTTCCTGGCTTATTGGCTGATCTGGGGCGGCACGGTTTTGATCCCCATCGTTGCGCTCTTGGGCTTTGTCGCCGGCTACATCGCCTATGCACGGCTGGTCAAAGGCAACTTTGCCGCCGGTTTCTTTGGCGCGATCGGTGCCGCGGCCGTTGTCTGGTGGCTTGGCGGCATTATCGTCGGGCTGATCGCGCCCGAGACACCTTGGCTCGAGGTCGTGCCGTCCCGCGATATGGGCGGTTTCATGTTGAACCTGATTCTCGGCGTGACCTGCGTGTCGCTGTCGATCCCGCTGGGCATCGTTCTGGCGCTGGGGCGGCAGTCCAACCTACCGCTGATCAAGGGCATCTGCGTCGTCTTCATCGAGTTCATCCGGGGCGTTCCGCTGATCACGTTGCTTTTCGTCGCCAACGTGGTTCTGGCCTACTTCCTGCCGCCGGGCACAACCTTTGACTTGATCCTGCGCGTGATCATCATGATCACCATGTTTGCCTCGGCATATATCGCCGAGGTGATCCGGGGTGGCCTCGCCGCGCTGCCGAAGGGCCAGTATGAGGCGGGCGACAGCCTTGGCCTCGATTACCCGCAGGCGATGCGGCTGATCATCCTGCCGCAGGCGCTCAAGATCTCGATCCCCGGCATCGTCAACATCGCGGTGGGCCTTTTCAAGGATACCACGCTGGTCTCGGTCATCTCGATGTTCGATCTGGTCGGCATGATCCGCGGTCCGATCCTGGCTTCGACCGAATGGAACGGCGTTTACTGGGAGCTGTTCAGCTTTGCCGCGCTCCTCTTCTTCGTCGTTTGCTACGGCATTTCGCAATACTCACAATGGTTGGAGCGTCAGCTTCAGACCGGTCATCGTTAA
- a CDS encoding amino acid ABC transporter ATP-binding protein, with protein sequence MAEAQMKVSDEVAISIQNMNKWYGSFHVLRDIDLTVNRGERIVICGPSGSGKSTLIRCINALEEHQKGTIEVDGTRLSNDIKNIDKIRREVGMCFQHFNLFPHLTILENCTLAPIWVRKTPKAEAEATAMHFLEKVKIPDQANKYPGQLSGGQQQRVAIARSLCMKPRIMLFDEPTSALDPEMIKEVLDTMIELAEEGMTMLCVTHEMGFARQVANRVIFMDQGQIVEQNEPEEFFNNPKSERTKLFLSQILGH encoded by the coding sequence ATGGCCGAAGCTCAAATGAAGGTCTCGGACGAGGTCGCCATCTCGATCCAGAACATGAACAAATGGTATGGCAGCTTTCACGTGCTGCGCGATATCGATCTGACGGTGAACCGGGGCGAGCGGATCGTGATTTGCGGGCCTTCGGGCTCGGGCAAATCCACGCTGATCCGCTGCATCAACGCGCTGGAAGAGCACCAGAAAGGCACGATCGAGGTCGATGGCACGCGCTTGTCGAACGACATCAAGAACATCGACAAGATCCGGCGCGAGGTCGGCATGTGCTTTCAGCACTTCAACCTCTTTCCGCACCTGACCATTCTCGAGAATTGCACGCTGGCCCCCATCTGGGTCCGCAAGACGCCCAAAGCCGAGGCCGAGGCGACCGCGATGCATTTCCTCGAGAAAGTCAAAATTCCCGATCAGGCCAACAAGTATCCCGGCCAGCTTTCGGGTGGTCAGCAGCAGCGTGTGGCCATCGCGCGCTCGCTTTGCATGAAGCCTCGGATCATGCTCTTTGACGAGCCGACATCGGCGCTCGACCCCGAGATGATCAAGGAAGTGCTCGACACCATGATCGAGCTGGCCGAGGAAGGCATGACAATGCTCTGCGTCACGCATGAGATGGGCTTTGCCCGGCAGGTCGCCAACCGCGTGATCTTTATGGATCAGGGCCAGATCGTCGAACAGAACGAGCCCGAGGAATTCTTTAACAACCCCAAATCCGAGCGGACCAAACTGTTCCTGAGCCAGATCCTGGGTCACTGA
- a CDS encoding ferredoxin, whose product MTDLAAITDAAKAAHLDVMGGLHEGDGTVILLGPARGFWTALKASPEWQDGTPDPVDRWSLRVIGALAARLSAEPLFPFGGPPYLPFLRWATDTGRAWQSPAGMLVHDVQGLWVSYRGALRFAAKIALPAPSPSPCETCADQPCLSACPVDALSAARGYDVAACHGFLDTPAGADCLTNGCKARRACPVSQAFGRDAEQSAYHMSRFHR is encoded by the coding sequence ATGACGGATCTTGCGGCCATCACGGATGCGGCAAAGGCTGCGCATCTGGACGTGATGGGCGGGCTGCATGAGGGGGACGGCACGGTGATCCTCTTGGGTCCGGCGCGCGGCTTCTGGACCGCGCTCAAGGCCAGCCCCGAGTGGCAGGACGGCACGCCCGACCCGGTCGATCGCTGGTCGCTGCGCGTCATCGGCGCGCTGGCGGCGCGCCTGAGCGCGGAGCCGCTCTTTCCCTTCGGCGGGCCGCCATACCTGCCCTTCCTGCGGTGGGCCACCGACACGGGCCGGGCGTGGCAAAGCCCGGCGGGGATGCTGGTGCATGACGTTCAGGGCCTTTGGGTGTCGTATCGCGGCGCACTGCGTTTCGCGGCCAAGATCGCCCTGCCCGCGCCCTCGCCAAGCCCGTGCGAGACCTGCGCCGATCAGCCCTGCCTCAGCGCTTGCCCCGTCGATGCGCTGAGCGCCGCGCGGGGCTATGACGTGGCGGCCTGTCACGGATTTCTGGACACCCCGGCGGGCGCCGATTGCCTGACCAATGGCTGCAAGGCCCGTCGCGCCTGTCCGGTCAGCCAGGCATTCGGGCGCGACGCCGAACAATCGGCCTATCACATGAGCCGCTTTCACCGCTGA
- the argB gene encoding acetylglutamate kinase — protein sequence MKQRDMNRDWISTARTLSEALPYLQRYDDAIVVIKFGGHAMGDDEAMETFARDVVLMRQVGVNPVIVHGGGPMINEMLEKLAIKSDFVNGKRVTDEATMEVVEMVLSGRVNKRIVQAINAQGGRAVGLSGKDANLVICDPADPALGLVGAPSQVDPGILHTLFKDDAIPVIAPLGAGRSGETYNINGDTMAGAIAAALKADRLLLLTDVDGVRDASGHVITDLKADQVRAMTADGTISGGMIPKTETALDAIAGGVRAVVILDGRVPNAPLLELFTEHGAGSMIRA from the coding sequence ATGAAGCAACGTGATATGAACCGCGACTGGATTTCGACCGCCCGCACCCTCAGCGAGGCGCTGCCCTACCTACAACGCTACGACGATGCGATCGTCGTCATCAAGTTCGGCGGCCATGCCATGGGCGATGACGAGGCGATGGAGACCTTCGCGCGCGACGTCGTGCTGATGCGCCAGGTCGGCGTAAACCCGGTGATCGTGCATGGCGGCGGCCCCATGATCAACGAAATGCTGGAAAAACTGGCGATCAAGTCCGACTTCGTGAACGGCAAGCGGGTGACCGACGAGGCGACCATGGAGGTCGTCGAGATGGTCCTGTCGGGCCGCGTGAACAAGCGGATCGTGCAGGCGATCAACGCGCAGGGCGGCCGCGCCGTGGGCCTGTCGGGCAAGGATGCCAATCTGGTGATCTGCGATCCGGCGGATCCGGCCCTCGGCCTTGTCGGCGCGCCGTCGCAGGTGGATCCGGGCATTCTGCACACGCTGTTCAAGGACGACGCGATCCCGGTGATCGCCCCCCTGGGCGCGGGTCGGAGCGGCGAGACCTATAACATCAACGGCGACACCATGGCCGGCGCCATTGCCGCCGCGCTCAAGGCGGATCGCCTTTTGCTTCTGACAGATGTGGACGGGGTGCGCGACGCCTCCGGCCATGTCATCACCGATCTCAAGGCCGACCAGGTGCGCGCGATGACCGCCGATGGCACGATTTCGGGCGGCATGATCCCCAAGACGGAAACCGCGCTCGATGCGATTGCGGGCGGTGTGCGGGCGGTCGTCATCCTTGACGGGCGCGTGCCCAACGCGCCGCTGCTGGAGCTGTTCACCGAACATGGCGCAGGGTCGATGATCCGCGCATGA
- the yihA gene encoding ribosome biogenesis GTP-binding protein YihA/YsxC, protein MDSLPFPIAEEPDQITSERGRILFAGETEFLKGVVAMSGLPDPDRIEVCFAGRSNVGKSTLINALTGRKALARASNTPGRTQEVNFFTLADSHYLVDLPGYGYANAPLPVVEKWQALLKRYLSGRQNLRRAFVLVDTRHGIKAVDHEIMSLLDSSAVTFQVVMTKADKLRGTELETILNQVRGELKRHPAAFPELILTSSEKGDGIATLRATIAGLV, encoded by the coding sequence ATGGACAGTCTGCCCTTCCCCATTGCCGAGGAGCCGGACCAGATCACGTCCGAGCGGGGCCGCATCCTCTTTGCCGGAGAGACCGAGTTTCTCAAAGGCGTCGTCGCCATGTCCGGCCTGCCCGATCCTGACCGGATCGAGGTGTGCTTCGCCGGGCGCTCGAATGTGGGCAAATCGACGCTGATCAACGCGTTGACGGGACGCAAAGCGCTAGCGCGGGCATCGAACACGCCGGGCCGCACGCAGGAGGTGAACTTTTTCACCCTCGCGGACAGTCATTACCTCGTCGATCTGCCGGGCTATGGCTATGCCAACGCGCCGCTGCCAGTGGTGGAAAAATGGCAGGCCCTGCTCAAGCGCTACCTCTCGGGGCGCCAAAACCTGCGCCGCGCCTTTGTGCTGGTCGACACGCGCCACGGCATCAAGGCGGTGGACCACGAGATCATGAGTCTGCTGGACAGCTCGGCCGTGACGTTCCAGGTGGTGATGACCAAGGCGGATAAGCTGCGCGGCACCGAGCTGGAGACGATCCTCAATCAGGTGCGCGGCGAGCTGAAGCGCCATCCCGCCGCCTTTCCCGAGTTGATCCTGACCTCCAGCGAGAAGGGCGACGGCATCGCCACATTGCGCGCGACGATCGCGGGCCTTGTGTGA
- a CDS encoding MOSC domain-containing protein translates to MVTRVAAIWRHPIKAHGFEALERVHLAEGTTLPWDRRWAVAHEAAAPEADGRGWAPCANFSRGAKAPQLMAISATSDLEAGKVTLRHPERGELTFDPDADAGAFLEWVRPLMPEGRAQSAAVVRAPDQGMTDSDFASISIINLASGADLGAQLGQDLSPLRWRANIHLDGLEPWAERGWVGRILRIGGAELELREEITRCRATTANPETGARDADTLGALKALGHQEFGLYGVVTRGGQIAVGDAAEVI, encoded by the coding sequence ATCGTGACACGCGTTGCCGCAATCTGGCGCCACCCGATCAAGGCCCATGGCTTTGAGGCGCTGGAGCGCGTGCATCTGGCCGAAGGCACGACCCTGCCTTGGGACCGCCGCTGGGCCGTGGCGCATGAGGCGGCGGCGCCCGAGGCGGATGGCCGTGGCTGGGCACCCTGCGCCAACTTCTCGCGCGGGGCCAAGGCGCCACAGCTGATGGCGATCTCGGCAACGAGTGATCTGGAGGCGGGCAAGGTGACGCTGCGCCACCCTGAGCGCGGCGAGCTGACATTTGATCCCGATGCCGATGCGGGCGCATTTCTCGAATGGGTGCGCCCATTGATGCCTGAGGGCCGCGCGCAATCAGCCGCTGTGGTACGCGCGCCGGATCAGGGCATGACCGACAGCGATTTTGCGTCGATCAGCATCATCAACCTCGCCTCGGGCGCTGATCTGGGCGCGCAGCTGGGCCAGGATCTGTCGCCGCTGCGCTGGCGCGCCAATATCCATCTCGACGGGCTGGAGCCGTGGGCCGAGCGCGGCTGGGTCGGCCGGATCTTGCGCATCGGCGGCGCCGAGCTGGAGCTGCGCGAGGAAATCACACGCTGCCGCGCCACCACCGCCAATCCCGAAACCGGCGCGCGCGATGCAGACACGCTCGGCGCACTCAAGGCGCTGGGGCATCAGGAGTTCGGCCTATACGGCGTCGTCACGCGCGGTGGCCAGATCGCCGTGGGCGATGCGGCGGAGGTGATCTGA
- the yidC gene encoding membrane protein insertase YidC — MDDQNKNLILATVLSFLVIMLWFVLFPAPEEPLTPPTDVAEQTAAGDADIAATPGAIEGSGTTGDAEAPQAADAPRVAIDTPSLKGSISLQGGRIDQLSLKNYRETIEEDSPIVSLLSPVGSDAPYYALFGWAPGAGLTPDGVPGANTIWQVAEGETLTPGSPITLTWDNGAGLTFTRVISVDDKFMFDIEQSVQNDSGNAVSLAPYGILARHGLPADLRNFFILHEGGIRMADGELTETDYDDFDPISNVSTIAVEQDGWTGLTDQYWMTTLIPRDTGGFNVTTLQDTRRDIYQTTARMPTQQVAPGNSATTRLEVFAGAKEWETIRHYQNEDGVDRFLDSIDWGWFFFLTKPIFAVLHYLNQLIGNMGWAIIGLTLLIKALLLPLAYKSYVSMAKMKELGPQMEKLKEEAGDDKQKMQKSIMELYKREKVNPASGCLPILLQIPIFFSLYKVIFVTLELRHAPWFGWIEDLSAPDPSSILNLFGLLPFAPPNPESVLAILSLGILPILLGISMWLQQKLNPTPTDPTQKMIFAWMPWVFMFMLGQFASGLVIYWIANNTITFAQQYAIMRTQGYKPDVFGNIIEGFKRKPKDDAPADKKAKAKGDKS, encoded by the coding sequence ATGGACGATCAGAACAAGAACCTAATTCTCGCCACCGTGCTGAGTTTCCTCGTGATCATGCTGTGGTTCGTCCTGTTCCCCGCCCCGGAGGAGCCTCTGACGCCCCCCACGGATGTAGCCGAGCAGACTGCGGCCGGCGACGCGGACATCGCAGCCACTCCCGGCGCGATCGAAGGCAGCGGCACAACAGGCGACGCCGAGGCGCCCCAAGCTGCCGACGCGCCGCGCGTCGCCATCGACACGCCCAGCCTGAAAGGGAGCATTTCGCTGCAGGGCGGGCGCATTGACCAGTTGTCGCTCAAGAATTATCGCGAGACGATCGAGGAGGACTCTCCCATCGTCAGCCTTCTGTCGCCGGTCGGCAGTGATGCGCCCTATTACGCCCTCTTCGGGTGGGCGCCCGGCGCTGGCCTGACGCCCGATGGCGTGCCGGGCGCCAACACGATCTGGCAGGTCGCCGAAGGCGAGACGCTGACCCCCGGCAGCCCCATCACCCTGACGTGGGATAATGGCGCTGGCCTGACATTTACCCGAGTGATCTCGGTCGATGACAAGTTCATGTTCGACATCGAGCAATCGGTGCAGAACGACAGTGGCAATGCCGTTTCACTTGCGCCTTACGGCATCCTGGCCCGCCACGGCCTGCCCGCCGATCTGCGCAACTTCTTTATCCTCCACGAGGGTGGCATCCGCATGGCGGACGGCGAGCTGACCGAGACGGATTACGACGATTTCGACCCGATCAGCAATGTCAGCACCATCGCGGTCGAGCAGGACGGCTGGACCGGCCTGACCGATCAATACTGGATGACCACGCTGATCCCGCGCGACACCGGCGGCTTCAACGTCACCACGTTGCAGGACACCCGCCGGGACATCTATCAGACCACCGCGCGCATGCCGACCCAGCAGGTCGCCCCCGGCAACAGCGCCACCACCCGACTCGAGGTTTTTGCCGGCGCCAAGGAATGGGAGACGATCCGTCACTACCAGAACGAGGATGGCGTTGACCGCTTTCTCGACTCGATCGACTGGGGCTGGTTCTTTTTCCTGACCAAGCCGATCTTTGCGGTGCTGCACTACCTCAACCAGCTGATCGGCAACATGGGCTGGGCCATCATCGGCCTCACGCTGCTGATCAAGGCGCTTCTGCTGCCTTTGGCCTACAAATCCTACGTCTCGATGGCCAAGATGAAAGAGCTGGGCCCGCAGATGGAGAAGCTCAAGGAAGAGGCCGGCGACGACAAGCAGAAGATGCAAAAGTCGATCATGGAGCTCTACAAGCGCGAGAAGGTGAACCCCGCCTCGGGCTGCTTGCCGATCCTGCTGCAGATCCCGATCTTCTTCTCGCTCTACAAGGTGATCTTCGTCACGCTCGAGCTGCGCCATGCGCCTTGGTTTGGCTGGATCGAAGACCTGAGCGCGCCCGATCCCTCGTCGATCCTGAACCTCTTCGGCCTACTGCCATTTGCGCCGCCAAACCCTGAGTCGGTTCTGGCGATTCTGTCGCTGGGCATCCTGCCGATCCTTTTGGGCATCTCGATGTGGCTGCAGCAGAAGCTGAACCCGACACCAACCGATCCGACGCAAAAGATGATCTTTGCCTGGATGCCTTGGGTCTTCATGTTCATGCTGGGCCAGTTTGCCAGCGGCCTCGTGATCTACTGGATCGCGAACAACACGATCACCTTCGCGCAGCAATACGCGATCATGCGCACCCAAGGTTACAAGCCTGACGTTTTCGGCAACATCATCGAGGGCTTCAAGCGCAAGCCCAAGGATGATGCCCCCGCAGACAAGAAGGCGAAGGCCAAGGGCGACAAATCGTGA
- a CDS encoding putative bifunctional diguanylate cyclase/phosphodiesterase, which translates to MPSEKSTWLDGITTTVRTALSGRVAIALFPAVVLAGFWLGGEQMLIMLALGYPVCLLFSGFYGPAEGAPLPGDDDETAFEHVMDAAMRRAVQTSRRTGCILLELDEFSDMRERYGIATSDALMDQMMGRVAGALRARDTVRQIEDDLLAVCLAPVRQLDLGVMLQMAARLQTQIEAPVVIDGVTAYVTASVGLALDSSVAEASGPGLVAGATTALAEARHHGPGSMRAFSRDMTSLAVTAAPDLLKAATEALENGQIQPWFQPQICTDTGRVSGFEALARWIHPERGLISPADFLPLLEQAGAMERLGEVILYNSLSALKIWDEAGLDVPQVGVNFSPEELRNPRLVKKIEWELDRFDLPARRLNVEILETVVALSPDDTVVRNIAGLADLGCPIDLDDFGTGHASISSIRRFDVQRLKIDRSFVMKVDRDPEQQRMVSAILTMAEQLGLGTLAEGVETAGEHAMLAQLGCGHVQGYGIGRPIPLDETVAWVTRHMARLEAPPTIGRQIG; encoded by the coding sequence ATGCCGTCCGAAAAATCAACCTGGCTTGACGGGATCACCACAACTGTGCGGACGGCCCTTTCGGGACGTGTCGCGATCGCGCTTTTCCCGGCGGTCGTGCTGGCCGGCTTCTGGCTGGGCGGTGAGCAGATGCTGATCATGCTCGCGCTTGGCTATCCGGTCTGCCTGCTGTTTTCGGGATTTTACGGCCCGGCAGAGGGGGCGCCCCTGCCCGGCGATGACGATGAAACCGCGTTCGAGCATGTGATGGACGCCGCGATGCGGCGCGCCGTGCAAACCTCGCGACGTACCGGATGCATCCTGCTGGAACTCGATGAATTCTCTGACATGCGCGAGCGTTACGGCATCGCCACCAGTGATGCGTTGATGGATCAGATGATGGGCCGTGTCGCCGGGGCCCTGCGCGCGCGCGACACCGTCCGCCAGATCGAGGATGACCTGCTGGCCGTCTGCCTCGCACCGGTGCGCCAATTGGATCTGGGCGTGATGCTCCAGATGGCCGCGCGCCTGCAGACCCAGATCGAAGCGCCTGTCGTGATTGATGGCGTGACCGCCTATGTCACCGCCTCGGTTGGCCTTGCGCTGGATTCAAGCGTGGCAGAAGCCTCGGGTCCGGGCTTGGTCGCCGGCGCGACCACCGCCCTTGCCGAGGCGCGCCATCACGGCCCCGGATCAATGCGCGCATTCAGCCGCGACATGACATCCCTCGCCGTCACCGCGGCGCCCGACTTGCTCAAGGCGGCGACGGAGGCGCTGGAGAATGGGCAGATACAACCGTGGTTCCAGCCCCAGATCTGCACCGACACCGGGCGCGTCAGCGGGTTTGAAGCGTTGGCCCGCTGGATTCACCCCGAGCGTGGCCTCATCTCGCCCGCAGATTTCCTGCCGCTTCTCGAGCAGGCGGGCGCGATGGAGCGTTTGGGCGAGGTCATTCTTTATAATAGCCTGTCGGCGCTCAAGATCTGGGACGAGGCGGGCCTGGATGTGCCGCAGGTCGGCGTCAACTTCTCGCCAGAAGAGCTGCGCAATCCGCGCCTCGTCAAGAAAATCGAGTGGGAACTGGACCGCTTCGATCTGCCCGCGCGCCGCCTCAACGTGGAGATCCTGGAAACCGTCGTGGCACTGTCGCCAGACGACACGGTGGTGCGCAATATCGCGGGGCTGGCGGATCTGGGTTGTCCCATCGACCTGGATGACTTCGGCACCGGACATGCTTCGATCTCATCCATCCGCCGGTTTGATGTGCAGCGCCTGAAAATCGACCGGTCTTTCGTGATGAAGGTCGACCGCGATCCCGAACAGCAGCGCATGGTCTCGGCCATCCTCACAATGGCCGAGCAACTGGGTCTCGGCACTCTGGCCGAGGGCGTGGAGACAGCGGGCGAGCACGCGATGCTGGCGCAGCTGGGCTGCGGCCATGTCCAGGGCTACGGCATCGGCAGGCCCATTCCGCTGGACGAAACGGTGGCTTGGGTCACGCGCCATATGGCGCGGCTCGAGGCGCCGCCGACCATCGGCCGGCAAATCGGCTGA
- the ttcA gene encoding tRNA 2-thiocytidine(32) synthetase TtcA: protein MLDDADDIHPLFQGAPRSTEFRKLRKRIVRHTREAVDQYGMVDRAAPRAKWLVCLSGGKDSYTLLAVLHELQWRGLLPVDLLACNLDQGQPNFPATVLPEFLKTMQVPHRIEYQDTYSIVVDKVPAGRTMCALCSRLRRGNLYRIAREEGCSAVVLGHHRDDILETFMMNLFHGGRLATMPPKLVNEDGDLFVYRPLAHVAEADCERFASAMGYPIIPCDLCGSQDGLQRQQVKQILDGWEKNSPGRRQVMFRALMNARPSHLLDPQLFDFAGLSIGSVKSDANSDDVPKLR from the coding sequence ATGCTGGATGATGCCGACGATATTCACCCGCTCTTTCAGGGCGCGCCCCGCAGCACGGAGTTCCGCAAACTGCGCAAACGCATCGTGCGTCACACGCGCGAGGCGGTGGACCAATATGGCATGGTCGACCGCGCCGCGCCGCGCGCCAAATGGCTGGTATGCCTGTCGGGCGGCAAGGACAGCTATACCTTGCTGGCCGTTCTGCACGAGTTGCAATGGCGCGGCCTGCTGCCCGTAGATCTACTGGCCTGCAACCTGGATCAGGGACAGCCGAATTTCCCGGCGACGGTCCTGCCCGAGTTTCTGAAAACCATGCAGGTGCCCCACCGGATCGAGTATCAGGACACCTATTCCATCGTTGTCGACAAGGTGCCGGCGGGCCGCACCATGTGCGCCCTATGCTCGCGGCTGCGGCGCGGCAATCTTTACCGTATCGCGCGCGAAGAAGGCTGCTCGGCCGTGGTGCTGGGCCATCACCGCGACGATATCCTCGAGACGTTCATGATGAACCTCTTTCACGGCGGGCGCCTCGCCACGATGCCGCCGAAACTGGTGAACGAGGATGGCGATCTTTTCGTCTATCGCCCGCTGGCCCATGTGGCCGAGGCCGATTGCGAGCGATTCGCGAGCGCGATGGGCTATCCAATTATCCCATGCGATCTGTGCGGCAGTCAGGACGGTCTGCAGCGCCAACAGGTCAAGCAAATCCTCGACGGATGGGAGAAGAACAGCCCCGGACGCCGCCAGGTGATGTTCCGCGCCTTGATGAACGCGCGACCGTCGCATCTTCTTGACCCTCAGCTGTTTGACTTTGCGGGGCTTTCCATTGGGTCGGTAAAATCGGACGCAAATTCGGATGACGTTCCAAAACTGCGTTAA
- a CDS encoding superoxide dismutase family protein, protein MTRLSLMTAAALGFASPVIAADSAAMAMMKTAQGADAGVVQIRQAGDGTLFQAELSGLAPGWHSFHVHEAGRCDDGFQAAGGHYAPAGNDHGLMAEGGAHAGDLPNIYVHSNGEAKAEFYSARLSIIGGDAPMMDEEGSAIVIHAQPDTYETEAEAGDRVACGVISQTK, encoded by the coding sequence ATGACCCGCCTTTCCCTGATGACCGCCGCCGCGCTGGGATTTGCTTCCCCCGTCATCGCTGCCGACTCCGCGGCGATGGCAATGATGAAAACCGCCCAAGGCGCGGATGCCGGTGTGGTTCAGATCCGCCAAGCCGGGGACGGCACGCTTTTTCAGGCCGAGCTGTCGGGCCTTGCGCCCGGTTGGCACAGCTTTCACGTCCACGAGGCCGGTCGCTGCGATGACGGGTTTCAGGCCGCTGGCGGGCATTATGCCCCTGCCGGGAATGATCACGGCCTGATGGCCGAAGGCGGCGCCCATGCGGGCGACTTGCCGAACATTTATGTGCATAGCAACGGTGAGGCGAAGGCTGAGTTCTACAGCGCGCGCCTCAGCATCATTGGGGGCGACGCGCCGATGATGGACGAGGAAGGGTCGGCCATCGTGATCCATGCGCAGCCAGACACCTATGAGACCGAGGCCGAGGCTGGCGACCGCGTGGCCTGTGGTGTGATCTCGCAAACCAAATAG
- the yidD gene encoding membrane protein insertion efficiency factor YidD — protein sequence MTPLAWLFALPVRGYRLIFSPWVGHGCRFHPTCSAYALEALQRHGGIKGAWLTARRIARCHPWGGSGIDNVPE from the coding sequence ATGACCCCCCTCGCCTGGCTTTTTGCGCTGCCGGTGCGGGGCTATCGTTTGATCTTCAGCCCCTGGGTCGGCCATGGCTGCCGATTTCACCCTACCTGCAGCGCCTATGCGCTGGAGGCGCTACAGCGTCACGGCGGCATCAAGGGCGCATGGCTGACCGCGCGGCGCATCGCGCGGTGTCATCCATGGGGTGGGTCCGGCATAGACAACGTCCCCGAGTGA
- the rnpA gene encoding ribonuclease P protein component: MTPPEAPDHQTGTTPPAVSSCSADGSAEMSVLKTRKTFLMAARAGRQGTASMMVQARERRPEEAASGIRVGFTCSKRVGNAVARNRAKRRLREAARAVLPDHGRPGWDYVLIGRAEATDKRPFDLLKGDLVYALRKLHGPRE; the protein is encoded by the coding sequence ATGACACCGCCGGAGGCCCCCGATCATCAGACCGGGACGACGCCCCCGGCGGTTTCGTCATGTTCAGCGGATGGCTCGGCTGAGATGAGCGTCCTCAAAACCCGCAAGACATTCCTGATGGCCGCGCGTGCCGGGCGGCAGGGGACTGCCTCGATGATGGTGCAGGCGCGCGAGCGCCGCCCGGAGGAGGCCGCCAGCGGTATCCGCGTCGGCTTTACCTGCTCCAAGAGGGTCGGCAACGCCGTGGCGCGCAATCGAGCCAAGCGGCGCCTACGCGAGGCCGCCCGCGCCGTCCTGCCGGACCACGGCAGGCCCGGTTGGGATTACGTGCTGATCGGCCGGGCCGAGGCGACGGACAAACGTCCCTTTGACCTTCTTAAGGGCGATCTCGTCTATGCTTTGCGCAAACTTCATGGCCCGCGCGAATGA